In one window of Terriglobales bacterium DNA:
- a CDS encoding HAD family hydrolase codes for MALTTIFFDAGGTIVYPEPGLTLAALAERNYHPLPEQLHAAERNAKRELDEARARHDSVDAQYWDIYYLHLFRELGIDDDAELRSALVTATRTGMNWRRVLPDARQALERLKDGHRLGLISNSDGSVRRLFETLSLDSYFDSFTDSQHCGYEKPDPRIFQAALAAMGAMPEESLYVGDIYSIDYVGAQGAGMGAVLVDVAGAYRGMGYARVGSLTELHTRLGEFSHSAT; via the coding sequence GTGGCACTCACGACCATTTTTTTCGATGCCGGGGGGACGATAGTCTATCCTGAGCCCGGGCTCACGCTGGCGGCGCTCGCCGAGCGAAATTACCATCCTCTTCCGGAACAGCTCCACGCCGCCGAGCGGAATGCCAAGCGCGAGTTGGACGAGGCACGCGCGCGACATGATTCCGTGGACGCGCAATACTGGGACATCTATTACCTGCACCTGTTTCGCGAGCTGGGCATCGACGATGATGCTGAACTTCGCTCCGCACTGGTTACGGCAACAAGGACGGGAATGAATTGGCGCCGCGTGCTGCCGGATGCGCGCCAGGCGCTGGAACGCTTGAAAGACGGGCATCGGCTGGGGCTGATCAGCAACTCCGACGGGAGCGTACGGCGTCTGTTCGAAACGCTGAGCCTGGACTCCTACTTCGACTCGTTCACCGATTCGCAGCATTGCGGATATGAAAAGCCCGATCCGCGCATCTTCCAAGCTGCCTTGGCGGCGATGGGTGCCATGCCGGAGGAGAGCCTTTACGTCGGCGACATTTACTCCATCGATTATGTTGGCGCGCAGGGAGCGGGTATGGGGGCGGTGCTGGTGGATGTAGCGGGCGCATATCGCGGAATGGGGTACGCCCGGGTGGGGTCGCTGACCGAATTGCACACGCGGTTAGGCGAATTTTCCCATAGCGCAACGTAA
- a CDS encoding magnesium chelatase has protein sequence MNVPRTLGQLRQSSYSEARLNSRRVKDELRENLIARLRQGGTLFPGIVGYEDTVVPQIVNAILSRHNFILLGLRGQAKSRILRALTSLLDPQTPYVAGCEIHDNPYAPICRRCRETIAAKGEDTPIAWLAPESRYVEKLATPDVTIADLIGDIDPIKAAKGGHELSSELTVHYGLLPRANRGIFALNELPDLAGKIQVGLFNIMQEGDVQIKGYPIRLPLDVALVFSANPEDYTARGKIITPLKDRIGSEIRTHYPATVEEGIEITSQEAWAQRDGYKLHIPKYVREVIERIAFVAREDKKIDKRSGVSQRLPITCMENVISNAERRAITHGEATVVPRIGDIYAAMPAITGKLELEYEGEVKGADNVGRELIRMAIANTYDEYFQGQNMQQIVQWFDLGGNIQIQDGTAAVKVLEEVKNIQGLLDKVSAVGVKPKDPAEVQVSAAEFLLEGLYAHKRIGRNEERVFSAGEKQARRAEAGGMKGEEPPFRSRRPFN, from the coding sequence ATGAATGTTCCCCGGACACTCGGCCAGCTCCGCCAGTCCTCCTATTCCGAAGCGCGCCTGAACAGCCGCCGCGTGAAAGACGAATTGCGCGAGAACCTGATCGCGCGGCTGCGGCAGGGCGGGACCCTGTTTCCCGGCATCGTGGGCTACGAGGACACGGTGGTGCCGCAAATCGTGAACGCAATCCTGTCGCGGCATAACTTCATCCTGCTCGGATTACGCGGGCAGGCGAAGAGCCGGATCCTGAGGGCGCTTACTTCCCTTCTCGACCCGCAAACGCCGTACGTTGCCGGCTGCGAGATCCACGACAATCCTTACGCGCCGATCTGCCGGCGGTGTCGGGAGACGATCGCAGCCAAAGGCGAAGATACGCCGATTGCATGGTTGGCGCCGGAGAGCCGGTACGTGGAAAAGCTGGCAACGCCGGACGTGACGATCGCGGACCTGATCGGCGACATCGATCCGATCAAAGCGGCCAAGGGCGGACACGAGCTGTCGAGCGAGCTGACGGTGCACTACGGGCTGCTGCCGAGGGCGAACCGCGGCATATTCGCGCTCAACGAGCTGCCGGACCTGGCGGGAAAAATCCAGGTGGGATTGTTCAACATCATGCAGGAAGGCGACGTGCAGATTAAGGGCTACCCGATCCGGCTGCCGCTGGACGTAGCGCTGGTGTTCAGCGCCAACCCGGAGGATTACACGGCGCGAGGAAAGATCATCACGCCGCTGAAGGACCGCATCGGCTCGGAAATCCGGACGCACTACCCGGCGACGGTGGAAGAAGGAATCGAGATCACGTCGCAGGAGGCCTGGGCGCAGCGCGACGGATACAAGCTGCACATCCCGAAGTACGTGCGCGAAGTGATCGAGCGAATTGCATTCGTGGCGCGCGAGGACAAGAAGATTGACAAGCGCAGCGGGGTGAGCCAGCGGCTGCCCATTACGTGCATGGAAAACGTGATTTCCAACGCCGAGAGAAGGGCCATCACGCACGGCGAAGCTACGGTGGTGCCGCGCATCGGGGACATTTATGCGGCCATGCCGGCGATCACCGGAAAACTGGAACTGGAGTACGAAGGCGAGGTGAAAGGCGCCGACAACGTGGGGCGGGAGCTGATCCGCATGGCGATCGCGAACACCTACGACGAGTACTTCCAGGGACAGAACATGCAGCAGATCGTGCAGTGGTTCGACCTCGGCGGAAATATCCAGATCCAGGATGGAACCGCGGCGGTGAAGGTGCTGGAGGAAGTGAAGAACATCCAGGGTCTGCTCGATAAGGTGAGCGCGGTAGGCGTGAAGCCGAAAGATCCCGCGGAAGTACAGGTTTCGGCGGCGGAGTTTCTGCTGGAAGGTTTGTACGCGCATAAGCGAATCGGGCGCAACGAGGAGCGTGTCTTCAGCGCGGGCGAGAAACAGGCGCGCCGGGCCGAGGCCGGTGGCATGAAGGGAGAAGAGCCGCCGTTCCGAAGTCGACGCCCGTTTAATTAG